DNA from Marinitoga sp. 38H-ov:
TTTCTACGACTTTTGGATTAGCCTTTTTAAATGTATTAGACCAATTTACTAACATAGGATCTCTGTTTTCTGCACCTTCAGCCAATTTTCTTAAACCACTTTTTGCAGGTTCTTTAGCAAAATTAGCTAAAGTTCTTAATAATTTAGCTAAATCTTCAACTTCAGCATTCCTTACAACGTTAGTTACTAATTTTGCGGATTGTTTCATCATCATAGCTTTCATACTGTCAAGGATTTTCATATAAATCCCTCCTTTTAAAATTTATTTAAGAAATTATTTTTCCAATAATGAATTCCAAAGATGGGCATAACTCTCCTTCTTCAAAATCAACTCCTACAGATTTATAAATACCAATACCATCAATCATAGCCTGTAATATAATAGCTATAGTTTTATTTGGAACAAATTCTGACCAAAGCTCAAATAATTGAGAATAATATTCGTGAAATAATTCAACTAATTCTTTAATTCTTTTTTTATTATGAATTGAATTAATTAATATTTCAAAAAGCCTTAAAAGATCATCAGAAGGAAATTCTTTTATTATTTTTGAATATAGTTTAATAATAGCTTTAGCTTTTTCTTCTTTTGATGTTTCCTTAGGAATGAGCTTTCCAATATAATTTTTTAATCTTTCCACTAATATACCAAATGCTGTTATTATTAGAGAATCTTTGCTATCAAAATACAAGTATAATGTTCCTTTTGAAACACCAGTTTCTTTTGCAACTTCATCCATTGTAAAATTGGAAAGTCCTTTTGATAATATTAAATCTAAAGCATTTTCTGCAATTTCCTTTCTTCTTTTTTCTTTATATATA
Protein-coding regions in this window:
- a CDS encoding TetR/AcrR family transcriptional regulator; this translates as MVSDTKNKKLIYKEKRRKEIAENALDLILSKGLSNFTMDEVAKETGVSKGTLYLYFDSKDSLIITAFGILVERLKNYIGKLIPKETSKEEKAKAIIKLYSKIIKEFPSDDLLRLFEILINSIHNKKRIKELVELFHEYYSQLFELWSEFVPNKTIAIILQAMIDGIGIYKSVGVDFEEGELCPSLEFIIGKIIS